The Synchiropus splendidus isolate RoL2022-P1 chromosome 8, RoL_Sspl_1.0, whole genome shotgun sequence nucleotide sequence GGCTATCAGCCACCATCCGCTACCACAACAGGTGGGTGTCGACACCAGCCCCGGCATCATGCtggctgctgaggaggaggaggtgctcTGATCCTGATGGGAAACAGGTGTGTGTCCGAATCTGCTGATGtcatgtgtgatgtcatcaccagaGAGAACAAACCGAGGAAGGGGGGGATCTGTGTTGCTAACCACACCACACCCATCGACGTGGTCATCCTCGCCAACGACGGCTGCTACGCCATGGTCAGTGTTTGTGTACACGACGGTCACTGTGCGCTCTCTGACATAGAAGTGGTGACATCACAGATGTCGTTCTCAGGTGGGTCAGGTACACGGGGGTCTACTGGGGGTCATCCAGAGATCAATGCTGAGGTCATGCCCCCACGTTTGGTTTGAAAGGTCCGAGATGAAGGATCGCCACACGGTGACCAGCAGGTGAGCGGGACAGTCGCGTGCACAGACCGCCCCCTGGTGGTGCTTGTCTGTCCTACATGAGCACCTGGTGGGCTGGAGTCAGCGGCTTGTCATCAGCCATGTTCTGATGGCCCATGGCGACTGCGTGAATGAAATGTGCCATGTTCTGATGGCCCATGGCGACTGCGTGAATGAAATGTGAAGGTTCATTGCACCGTGCTGACAGTGCTGACTTATGTCTCACTACAGTGTCGAATGAACAATATCACCTTTCTCACATGAAAACCTTTTCTTCCCCAAAATGTCCATGCATAATGATGTCATTGTGACGAAACTGAACTTATCCCTGCAGACTGAGAGATCATGTAGCAGCCAAGACCAAACTGCCCATCTTGATCTTCCCTGAAGgtaggtggtgatgatgaagatgatgatgacgatgttAGTGGCAAGGATGGAGGTGATgacgaagatgatgatgatgatgatgaagatgatggtgtcCCACAGGGACTTGTatcaacaacacttcagtcatgaTGTTTAAGAAAGGCAGCTTTGAGATTGGAGGAATCATCTATCCAGTAGCCATCAAGGTAAAAGTCCCACTCTTGGTTCTGTTTCCGGTGCTGGTCCAGACACTCTTGTGACAGTGGCTCACTTGTGTCCCAGTACGACCCGCGGTTCGGGGACGCCTTCTGGAACAGCAGCAAGTTCAGCATGGTGAGCTACCTGCTGAGGATGATGACCAGCTGGGCCATTGTGGTCAACGTGTGGTACCTGCCCCCCATGACCCTGCAGGTGGGTCCAAACTGAACCCGCAGAACCACCTGGCAGAATCTAATCTGTGTGTCTCAGGAAGGTGAGGATGCCGCTCAGTTCGCCAACAGAGTCAAGTCAGCCATCGCTCGCCAGGGAGGCCTCTTGGACCTGGCTTGGTGAGACCCGCTCCTGCTCCTGGTCCTGGTCTGGTCATGGGGCCTCATGTCAAGACTTGCGTAGATATTATCCTGGAACATTGCCTAAGCAGAAATGACTCCTGAACCCTCACTCATTTACTGTCTGCGTGAAAACTACCAACCCTTGATACATGAGGCCCCTGGTCCTGCTGAGGCGCTGTACtcttattgtgtgtgtgcgttcatgTTCAACACAAATAGCGGACTTTTTTCAAAATACTAACCAGTACATAGGGGACACCCTGCTAACTGTGGGTCTCCCCAATTAGGATGGACTTGAGGATGGACttaaaaaataactgggtcattataactgggtttcagtttggttcagagtcctggttaaggttagccatgtgttttggagggttaggtttagggggagaggctggggaaagggagtcaatgagaggtcccacAAGGAAAGAGAGACAAACGTATGACgtattgtgtatgtgtgtgtgtgtgtgacagggaCGGGGGTCTGAAGAGGGGGAAGGTCAAAGACACTTTTAAAGAAGAACAGCAGAGACTCTACAGCAGCGTCGTCATGGGTTACCAGCAGGATGACCAATCACACGTCTCCCCTCAGTCACCTGATGCAGCTGCAGCACTGGACTGCAAGAGGCACCACCACAAGTCCACGTAGAACCTGTTGAGATGAAgccgtgagtgagtgagtgagtgagtgagtgagtgaattttCTTGGTTCTGATGTTTGTGgaatgaaaacaactgaaaataaaGTCTTGTTGGTTACTTGCTCCATGCTTCCTGTTCTGACTGGAGTGCAGATCCAGTCGGACCTGGTGGGTCTCAGCTTCAGACGGAGGGTCCTGTCAGGATTCCTGCTGCTGATCGTGAAGTCCTGCACACACTTGATCATGCTCAAACACGTTCACTCACAGTCACAGACCCAGAGTGGGTGACATGCGGCTCATGTTACTCGCAGAAGGAGTGAAGGAGGGGAGAAGAGAAAGAGCAGGTTTTGTGAGAAGAGAGCGAGTTCACTGATTTGAAGAGTCTCAACTGGAAACATTCCAAAAATGTCAACGTTTGTTCCCTTCAGCCATGAGCTGGAGAGCAGGACCCGCCGCAGGTCAGGGGTGTTACCAAGTCCGGTCCAGTCAGTCTTTTCTGTCAGAAATCATTTGGGCCTAATTTGGCTCGGTCAGACTAGTTCCTGTAGTTTTCAGCCCAACTCTGACTTTGGATCGATCAGCAGGAGGTCTCGGGTGTCAGAGGATCAGGTGTCGACCCggggaaagaggaagaggaggaggaggaggaggaagagggcggAGCTGCAGATGTTAAAGTCTCTTCCTGAAAGTTGTGCAGAAActatgaagcagcagcaggcgaGGTAAGTTCCaactgtctgtctctcttgtACCCTGGGACATGTTCATGTGGAACTTAGAGCACTGGCTCTGCTGGATCTAGTCTGCAGGACTCCCTCCTTTCTAtggtcctcacacacactcatatgtGAGGAGGGTGTGGAAATTCAGTCCTGCTTCTGGTTTTGTGTGACCGATTTCTTTACTTCTGAGCTCAGTAACTGAACAGTCTATTGGTGAAGAGTGTTAGTGACGCGTCAAAGCTAAGAGTCTTTGCGAAGAGTCAGTGATGAGTCAAAGCTAAGAGTCTTTGCAAAGACTCTGTGTCCATGAAGAGTCTTGTTGATGGTTCTGTCAGTGATGAGTCAAAGCTGAGAGTCTTTTTGAAGCGTCTGTGTCCATGAAGAGTCTTGGTGATGAGTCTGCTGATGACAAGTCAAAGTTAAGTCCTGTTGAAGAGTCTGGGGTAAACACAGCTGATCGACACGTTTAGTTGTTTTGTCTCCTCAGAGACTATCTGACAGAGCAGAGGACAAGTGTTTAGTTAATGtttgacatcacttcctcttctcctctacTGAACAcaccgatgacatcacttcctcccCTCCATCATGAAGGAAGCCTGTCTAACAGTCTCTCAGAGAACGTGATGGACGTGAGGAGGAGATGGTTCATCTCAGTGTGTGAAGGCAACCTGGAGTTAGCAGCAGGGGGCACTCACTTAGAATTCGTGGACCATCAGGCCGTCCACCAGGCCTGCTGGACTTCAGGAAACCGGTCAAATGAATGAGATAGGTTGAACACGCTGACTAGACGATGAACCCTGGTGTGAATGAGTGAGCGAGCTTCTTTTCCGCAGATGAGCCTCAGTAGCACGACTGAGTCCCAttcggaggaggagcaggatgaAGGGCTGAACGACAGCgtggatgagagggtgaaggTGTCTCCCGCTCCATCGCTGACCAACTTCTCGTCATCACTGTGCGCCGTCATCCGGATCAAGCAGAAGTACCAGGCCCTGAAGAGGCGGCGGCAGGAGAAGGTGCTGGCCCGGGGAGGGAGCGGCAGCCTGGTGGGGTTGCCGGGACACGCCAGCCCCAAAATATTCACCTTCGACCCTCTCAGTCTTCCGGGAGCCCAGACCTCCTCTGGCCCGCAGAAGAAGAAGCGACGGAAGAGAAAGGTTTTGTTCCCAGAAAGACAAGGCCGGCGAGTGGCGCCGGGGCAGGAACACAGCCGGGCCAAGTACTGCTTGTACCTGCTGTGCACCATCGTTTTCCTCCAGGTGAGACACACActttcgcacacacacacacacacacacacacacactcgctcattGAGATTGCCTCGCCACAGGTCTACAACGCCATCGAGAACTTGGATGACCACGTCCTCCGCTACGACCTGGATGGTCTGGAGAAGACGATGCGGCGGGAGGTGtttggccagcaggtggcggttGAGAGCCTAATGACTCACCTGAAGGACTACCTCTCCACGTACGTGCACAATAAGCCCCTGGTGATCTCGCTGCATGGTCCCAGCGGCGTGGGCAAAAGTCACCTGGGCCGACTGCTTGCAGCTCACTTCCGCTCCATCGTCGGCGAGCCGCTGGTTCTGCAGTACTACGTCCTGCACCACTGCCCCCTAGAGGACGACGCTCCACGTTGTGCCCGGGACCTGGCCATACTCATCTCCATGACGGTGGAGCgagccgaggaggaggagaagatccCGGTGTTTGTCTTCGATGAAGCTGAGCACATGCACGTGGAGATCCTAGACGCGCTCCGACGCCTGGTGGCCGAGAGACGGACCAACGAGTACATGAACACCATCTACATCTTCCTGAGCAACCTGGGACACCAAGACATCACCAAGCACATGCTGCACAACGCCTCCAGTGTGGCATCGTCTGACCTGGCGCCCATCTTGCGCCAAACTCTGTCACAGCTGCACCCGCTGTGGGCGGAGGCCACCCTGGTGCCGCTTGGGCTGCTGgagaagagtcatgtgaccgAGTGTTTCCTGGAGGAGCTGACGCGTGAGGGGTTCTACCCAGACAGGAACAACATCGAGCGGCTGGCAGCGGAGATCACATACTATGCCGTGGTGGCGGGGCGGGAGTATTCCCGCACCGGCTGCAAGCAAGTGGTGTCAAAGGTCAACACGCTCTGACGACACCTGAACCACTAGATGTCGCCACCATCTATCCCCGGAACACTTATTTCTTAACTTTGATTGACATGCTgcagggtcacatgactcgcaCAAATAAAGACAGAACTCCAACacttttcattcttttattgtCTCCTCGGTTGacgttggaacaaaaacaggTTTGACATCTACGATGAAACAAtgagcaaaataaatacatcctgTCGGCTC carries:
- the gpat3 gene encoding glycerol-3-phosphate acyltransferase 3 isoform X1 codes for the protein MEELWRLASGVFQVWVFVVLVLIMLPAMFGLSLGVTGIYIQILVQILEWATVRIQRGRQEQPSVPVPLPNGIIERGAGSMEDELRQLSDSGSRAGRRFCLSDVLFFHRKGVESIVDDQVTQRFSSEELASWNLLTRTNQNFRYISLRLTVIWGVGVLVRYCVLFPLRITLAIIGLTWLVMGTTVVGFLPQSSVKDWLSEVVHLTCYRICARGLSATIRYHNRENKPRKGGICVANHTTPIDVVILANDGCYAMVGQVHGGLLGVIQRSMLRSCPHVWFERSEMKDRHTVTSRLRDHVAAKTKLPILIFPEGTCINNTSVMMFKKGSFEIGGIIYPVAIKYDPRFGDAFWNSSKFSMVSYLLRMMTSWAIVVNVWYLPPMTLQEGEDAAQFANRVKSAIARQGGLLDLAWDGGLKRGKVKDTFKEEQQRLYSSVVMGYQQDDQSHVSPQSPDAAAALDCKRHHHKST
- the gpat3 gene encoding glycerol-3-phosphate acyltransferase 3 isoform X2, whose protein sequence is MKLESSQCGVHGVHPHLSAHLTSRLCVPGIIERGAGSMEDELRQLSDSGSRAGRRFCLSDVLFFHRKGVESIVDDQVTQRFSSEELASWNLLTRTNQNFRYISLRLTVIWGVGVLVRYCVLFPLRITLAIIGLTWLVMGTTVVGFLPQSSVKDWLSEVVHLTCYRICARGLSATIRYHNRENKPRKGGICVANHTTPIDVVILANDGCYAMVGQVHGGLLGVIQRSMLRSCPHVWFERSEMKDRHTVTSRLRDHVAAKTKLPILIFPEGTCINNTSVMMFKKGSFEIGGIIYPVAIKYDPRFGDAFWNSSKFSMVSYLLRMMTSWAIVVNVWYLPPMTLQEGEDAAQFANRVKSAIARQGGLLDLAWDGGLKRGKVKDTFKEEQQRLYSSVVMGYQQDDQSHVSPQSPDAAAALDCKRHHHKST
- the tor4aa gene encoding torsin-4A isoform X1, producing MSERASFPQMSLSSTTESHSEEEQDEGLNDSVDERVKVSPAPSLTNFSSSLCAVIRIKQKYQALKRRRQEKVLARGGSGSLVGLPGHASPKIFTFDPLSLPGAQTSSGPQKKKRRKRKVLFPERQGRRVAPGQEHSRAKYCLYLLCTIVFLQVYNAIENLDDHVLRYDLDGLEKTMRREVFGQQVAVESLMTHLKDYLSTYVHNKPLVISLHGPSGVGKSHLGRLLAAHFRSIVGEPLVLQYYVLHHCPLEDDAPRCARDLAILISMTVERAEEEEKIPVFVFDEAEHMHVEILDALRRLVAERRTNEYMNTIYIFLSNLGHQDITKHMLHNASSVASSDLAPILRQTLSQLHPLWAEATLVPLGLLEKSHVTECFLEELTREGFYPDRNNIERLAAEITYYAVVAGREYSRTGCKQVVSKVNTL
- the tor4aa gene encoding torsin-4A isoform X2, with translation MSLSSTTESHSEEEQDEGLNDSVDERVKVSPAPSLTNFSSSLCAVIRIKQKYQALKRRRQEKVLARGGSGSLVGLPGHASPKIFTFDPLSLPGAQTSSGPQKKKRRKRKVLFPERQGRRVAPGQEHSRAKYCLYLLCTIVFLQVYNAIENLDDHVLRYDLDGLEKTMRREVFGQQVAVESLMTHLKDYLSTYVHNKPLVISLHGPSGVGKSHLGRLLAAHFRSIVGEPLVLQYYVLHHCPLEDDAPRCARDLAILISMTVERAEEEEKIPVFVFDEAEHMHVEILDALRRLVAERRTNEYMNTIYIFLSNLGHQDITKHMLHNASSVASSDLAPILRQTLSQLHPLWAEATLVPLGLLEKSHVTECFLEELTREGFYPDRNNIERLAAEITYYAVVAGREYSRTGCKQVVSKVNTL